Sequence from the Bombus pyrosoma isolate SC7728 linkage group LG3, ASM1482585v1, whole genome shotgun sequence genome:
GTGACTGCATTGTCTAATGCCCTAACGCTATCGAATGACAGTACATAGGACTTAGCTACTGATTTACGTTGACCTTCAAATCTAACTTATGACATTCTACGATATGAAATGACATCATGTGGTAGGTGGTTGTATTCGTCTCAACTAACACTATcatattatgaataaataatacagggttcaatttaaaaagatcAATTTGTCAAAAAATGGTTTGTACCATCTAATATTCCTCTATACACCAAATAACTTTTGTAAGAATAAGTTTTGATAACTACAATTCCTTACAAGATATTTCACCGTTTCCAGTTAAACGAAACAcccatttataaaattattaacaattaaattagGGTAAGAGTATAAGTagatatgtattaaaaatatgaatgggtgtgtgcgtgcgtgtgcaTTTATGtgtgattaaaataaaaattaaaaaagttaaaatgaATAGcactatataaattaatattttatataaaattatgcaaagaaataataatgaagagtccattatttataaagtcttaaatttttaacagtCATATGCAGCTACGATTGGGCGAATTTACTGTTGATAAACTTGATTTAATAGAAGATACAAAAGGAAATGCAGGAGATACTGGAAGACTTATAGTAACTAATCTCAGAATTATATGGCACTCTTCATTTCTTCCCAGAATCAATCTAAGTATGAATTAATTTAGTGATTCAAATCATTGaatcaaatattcttttataatcatttttataactaTGTATTTCTGAAACATACACATGCTTATTagtgtgaaataaaatttttaagatatttgtaataattaaagttaaattttataattttgaaatttattagtgctatttaagatatataaatataatatttttatgtacataatatacacatatataaagtatgatttaagtatgataaaaatgataaatctcatataaatatgtttttatgtAGGTATTGGCTATAACACctttataacaataaatactAAAACTATACATAGTGTTAGTATGCTTTAAGAGgtcatcattttttatttttgttttgcaATTAACGGAAGCATATCATTTTTGTAGTTGCAAGGAAAGCATGTGCAAGCGTTACATATTTTAGCTTCCTTCCGACATTGCAGatatgaatttctatttacaaaTCAAGATTTAAAAAGTACAAGACATTATACATCTGTTATTGGTGTTTACAGGtacactttttattaaatttaaaatttgtattatttattatataaattgtttattttaaaacatgaTTTAAGACAAACATCAGGATGtaggatattttaaatgattagGATTgtgtgaatattatttaagcaTTATAAAAAcactttcatatattttatttttattaatttttatttttaaattaaaaccaTAATGTCTgaggtaaataattttaaatagatttttgtCAAactctttttaataaaaattgaattttgtatttaatttcaaaatgatatttttctgttttttaaaatagaagcttttattattttttatatttattgaaaatatgaaaaaattatttttaaaaaatttagctGTTACAAAATATGACATGTAATACTTTACCtggatttttcttattattattatttacatttttttagtCATTGCTTTTGTGTTCCGGATAAATTCATATGTTTTGATTTATCATGCATTTTGATTAtcttattatacttatatgtttttttattcattatctATTAGGAAACAGTATTCTTACAATCCtaataataatgacaatatttctataacttatacatactttaacaaatttaaaccaatttgtagaattatacgtataataacaaaataaaatacacaacaatatatattattaatatacaataaatttataagattaaagaattgtataaattaaaagtgtaGTTTATATAGTtagtgaataaatataaaattaattaaataaagtagagaaagaaataaaaaaataaattaaaaaagaatttctattgAAGTAGGAAATATAAGTACAATGATATAAATTCGTTATGTGACTAACttatttaataagatttatcaagattttaatttaatagaacttttcctaaaaaagaacaaatatatgtaatttgaaaggtctttatttacttattatctATAGtgaagttaaaatttaatgtaattagaaaaaagtGTTAAACAATACTTTAAACGTTGCAGAGCATATGTTTCatcaaaaatttatcgagaaattaaattgaGAAGTGggataattaatgataaacaattaatattactaCCACTGGAAACAGTTCATTCAACTTTGCAAGATATTTGGAATTTATCATTAGAACAGGTTGAATTCTTATTTGTAGtaatttatactatttaaaaaaaatgtatttttaaattttattttgttaggGAAATGTTGGAACTtttattgtaacaaatatacgTTTAGTTTGGTTTGCTGATATGAATTATCAATTCAATATATCAATTCCTTATCTTATAATAGCAaatgtaagtacatatattGTGTAATATATGTAGTACATACATAAGAACatgttaacaatttttaataaaaaatatagtaaggaggatctttcttttttaaatagattaccgttaaaaattcaaaatttggTCCAACTCTAGTCGTTACTAGTACAGAATCCAGTGGAGGATATATATTAGGATTTCAATTAAATCCTATCCAAAAACTTCATACtgtttataaagaaattttaatgttattaaaagtGTTTGAAAAATCTCCTATTTTTGGTATTGATTATACATTTGAACATGAGGTAATATTATGCTAATATAGTTTTTAACAAATgcattgaataaataaatatgttattattaattatccatTAATTATTACAGGCTCCATTACAACAATTAAACATAGAACAACAATCTGAGATACAAGACAATCaaactgaaatttcaaatgtgtTTGGTTATTATTTCTCTGAAGGTTTAAATCAAAGAAAACCTagtttttcgatttatttagGTCTTGCAGCAGAAGAACCTCGAGAAACTAGTACACTACAAAGCCTATGGGAACTTGTGCGTCAAACTTAATTGATAAcattaataaactttaaatattatgtaaacagcactttatatatataaaatttagaacaTAACTAATGCTAATACATCACATAaactttgaatataaaataaatataaaagttaattttttatttatttataaattaaaattataatattttaaattaatgtaaaaaaattattacaataaaatatattagtctacattttttcctaattttcatttctttaaacCATTTAATGTTTAGCagttaaatttatacaaaaaacatagatataataaacatatatatataagtattatGTGTGTAAAATAcaatcaattatattataccatAACTATTGTCTGTTTTTAATGTGTTATCTCTTCACATACCTATGcccatttttattatatataaaagaagtcGATGATAGGAATTTCACAACTATTTAGTACaactattttcttctcttttcaaaatttatatttttaacactttaccaaatattttttgataggTTATTTATGGAAAAGTCAACGTCTATAaggaattgataaaaaaatagataattgGAATTAAAGCATTAGTATTCTAGAATATAACACTGAATAAGtctttaattgtttaattgcaatttcataCCACTTTTCAGATTTTGTCTTTAAATTTAACTTGGTCTACAATTTAAAGGTTGCACAACTGATTGATCTTGATTATCATCACCATCTTCATTCAGTTCAGCCTGCTGAACAGGAAATCTATACCCCATATTCATAAGCATTACTTCAAATGGATCACTTTTCATGCGTATTTGATTTGCAGATGCAGCATCTTCTAAATTCtgaatttctctttcatttatgCTACCATCCTACATCAAATAAATACTCgaatatagtttttaaaattaattaaatattttataaatatcaatctttatttatttatcttttttaaataaaatagattttggtaagtaattataacatatacctcAGGTAAAGGACTCCATAATCTAACTACTGGATCAATACCACTAGTAGCTAGTAAGCATGTAGACGGATGAGGTTGAAGACAATTTACAATGCGTTCATCTCCTCTTAGTACACGTATAAtatttgtggtattacgatcccAAATAAAGAAAGATCCATCATCTGATCCTGCCACAATATATTGACCATTgcttaaagaaaaaattattaattataaatacattactaagtaa
This genomic interval carries:
- the LOC122566276 gene encoding Bardet-Biedl syndrome 5 protein homolog isoform X1, which translates into the protein MYLCMCYHSQHTLLILHHRTDHFFRFLFFGCDNRKEAPQDSLVFYFKIIDIFFHMQLRLGEFTVDKLDLIEDTKGNAGDTGRLIVTNLRIIWHSSFLPRINLSIGYNTFITINTKTIHSLQGKHVQALHILASFRHCRYEFLFTNQDLKSTRHYTSVIGVYRAYVSSKIYREIKLRSGIINDKQLILLPLETVHSTLQDIWNLSLEQGNVGTFIVTNIRLVWFADMNYQFNISIPYLIIANITVKNSKFGPTLVVTSTESSGGYILGFQLNPIQKLHTVYKEILMLLKVFEKSPIFGIDYTFEHEAPLQQLNIEQQSEIQDNQTEISNVFGYYFSEGLNQRKPSFSIYLGLAAEEPRETSTLQSLWELVRQT
- the LOC122566276 gene encoding Bardet-Biedl syndrome 5 protein homolog isoform X2, which encodes MTDIQSVNFKNIFKTTTERKLPKIVLCFISRSLTSFSKMWQDNEVRFDVSYTHMQLRLGEFTVDKLDLIEDTKGNAGDTGRLIVTNLRIIWHSSFLPRINLSIGYNTFITINTKTIHSLQGKHVQALHILASFRHCRYEFLFTNQDLKSTRHYTSVIGVYRAYVSSKIYREIKLRSGIINDKQLILLPLETVHSTLQDIWNLSLEQGNVGTFIVTNIRLVWFADMNYQFNISIPYLIIANITVKNSKFGPTLVVTSTESSGGYILGFQLNPIQKLHTVYKEILMLLKVFEKSPIFGIDYTFEHEAPLQQLNIEQQSEIQDNQTEISNVFGYYFSEGLNQRKPSFSIYLGLAAEEPRETSTLQSLWELVRQT
- the LOC122566276 gene encoding Bardet-Biedl syndrome 5 protein homolog isoform X3, encoding MYMVLRHATDGATTERKLPKIVLCFISRSLTSFSKMWQDNEVRFDVSYTHMQLRLGEFTVDKLDLIEDTKGNAGDTGRLIVTNLRIIWHSSFLPRINLSIGYNTFITINTKTIHSLQGKHVQALHILASFRHCRYEFLFTNQDLKSTRHYTSVIGVYRAYVSSKIYREIKLRSGIINDKQLILLPLETVHSTLQDIWNLSLEQGNVGTFIVTNIRLVWFADMNYQFNISIPYLIIANITVKNSKFGPTLVVTSTESSGGYILGFQLNPIQKLHTVYKEILMLLKVFEKSPIFGIDYTFEHEAPLQQLNIEQQSEIQDNQTEISNVFGYYFSEGLNQRKPSFSIYLGLAAEEPRETSTLQSLWELVRQT
- the LOC122566276 gene encoding Bardet-Biedl syndrome 5 protein homolog isoform X9, with translation MQLRLGEFTVDKLDLIEDTKGNAGDTGRLIVTNLRIIWHSSFLPRINLSIGYNTFITINTKTIHSLQGKHVQALHILASFRHCRYEFLFTNQDLKSTRHYTSVIGVYRAYVSSKIYREIKLRSGIINDKQLILLPLETVHSTLQDIWNLSLEQGNVGTFIVTNIRLVWFADMNYQFNISIPYLIIANITVKNSKFGPTLVVTSTESSGGYILGFQLNPIQKLHTVYKEILMLLKVFEKSPIFGIDYTFEHEAPLQQLNIEQQSEIQDNQTEISNVFGYYFSEGLNQRKPSFSIYLGLAAEEPRETSTLQSLWELVRQT
- the LOC122566276 gene encoding Bardet-Biedl syndrome 5 protein homolog isoform X8, producing MYLSKMWQDNEVRFDVSYTHMQLRLGEFTVDKLDLIEDTKGNAGDTGRLIVTNLRIIWHSSFLPRINLSIGYNTFITINTKTIHSLQGKHVQALHILASFRHCRYEFLFTNQDLKSTRHYTSVIGVYRAYVSSKIYREIKLRSGIINDKQLILLPLETVHSTLQDIWNLSLEQGNVGTFIVTNIRLVWFADMNYQFNISIPYLIIANITVKNSKFGPTLVVTSTESSGGYILGFQLNPIQKLHTVYKEILMLLKVFEKSPIFGIDYTFEHEAPLQQLNIEQQSEIQDNQTEISNVFGYYFSEGLNQRKPSFSIYLGLAAEEPRETSTLQSLWELVRQT
- the LOC122566276 gene encoding Bardet-Biedl syndrome 5 protein homolog isoform X7; amino-acid sequence: MYLCMCYHSQHTLLILHHRTDHFFRFLFFGCHMQLRLGEFTVDKLDLIEDTKGNAGDTGRLIVTNLRIIWHSSFLPRINLSIGYNTFITINTKTIHSLQGKHVQALHILASFRHCRYEFLFTNQDLKSTRHYTSVIGVYRAYVSSKIYREIKLRSGIINDKQLILLPLETVHSTLQDIWNLSLEQGNVGTFIVTNIRLVWFADMNYQFNISIPYLIIANITVKNSKFGPTLVVTSTESSGGYILGFQLNPIQKLHTVYKEILMLLKVFEKSPIFGIDYTFEHEAPLQQLNIEQQSEIQDNQTEISNVFGYYFSEGLNQRKPSFSIYLGLAAEEPRETSTLQSLWELVRQT
- the LOC122566276 gene encoding Bardet-Biedl syndrome 5 protein homolog isoform X10; amino-acid sequence: MTDIQSVNFKNIFKTTTERKLPKIVLCFISRSLTSFCIGYNTFITINTKTIHSLQGKHVQALHILASFRHCRYEFLFTNQDLKSTRHYTSVIGVYRAYVSSKIYREIKLRSGIINDKQLILLPLETVHSTLQDIWNLSLEQGNVGTFIVTNIRLVWFADMNYQFNISIPYLIIANITVKNSKFGPTLVVTSTESSGGYILGFQLNPIQKLHTVYKEILMLLKVFEKSPIFGIDYTFEHEAPLQQLNIEQQSEIQDNQTEISNVFGYYFSEGLNQRKPSFSIYLGLAAEEPRETSTLQSLWELVRQT
- the LOC122566276 gene encoding Bardet-Biedl syndrome 5 protein homolog isoform X5, yielding MYLSTTERKLPKIVLCFISRSLTSFSKMWQDNEVRFDVSYTHMQLRLGEFTVDKLDLIEDTKGNAGDTGRLIVTNLRIIWHSSFLPRINLSIGYNTFITINTKTIHSLQGKHVQALHILASFRHCRYEFLFTNQDLKSTRHYTSVIGVYRAYVSSKIYREIKLRSGIINDKQLILLPLETVHSTLQDIWNLSLEQGNVGTFIVTNIRLVWFADMNYQFNISIPYLIIANITVKNSKFGPTLVVTSTESSGGYILGFQLNPIQKLHTVYKEILMLLKVFEKSPIFGIDYTFEHEAPLQQLNIEQQSEIQDNQTEISNVFGYYFSEGLNQRKPSFSIYLGLAAEEPRETSTLQSLWELVRQT
- the LOC122566276 gene encoding Bardet-Biedl syndrome 5 protein homolog isoform X4, which codes for MTKNNLATTERKLPKIVLCFISRSLTSFSKMWQDNEVRFDVSYTHMQLRLGEFTVDKLDLIEDTKGNAGDTGRLIVTNLRIIWHSSFLPRINLSIGYNTFITINTKTIHSLQGKHVQALHILASFRHCRYEFLFTNQDLKSTRHYTSVIGVYRAYVSSKIYREIKLRSGIINDKQLILLPLETVHSTLQDIWNLSLEQGNVGTFIVTNIRLVWFADMNYQFNISIPYLIIANITVKNSKFGPTLVVTSTESSGGYILGFQLNPIQKLHTVYKEILMLLKVFEKSPIFGIDYTFEHEAPLQQLNIEQQSEIQDNQTEISNVFGYYFSEGLNQRKPSFSIYLGLAAEEPRETSTLQSLWELVRQT
- the LOC122566276 gene encoding Bardet-Biedl syndrome 5 protein homolog isoform X6, producing MMSTTERKLPKIVLCFISRSLTSFSKMWQDNEVRFDVSYTHMQLRLGEFTVDKLDLIEDTKGNAGDTGRLIVTNLRIIWHSSFLPRINLSIGYNTFITINTKTIHSLQGKHVQALHILASFRHCRYEFLFTNQDLKSTRHYTSVIGVYRAYVSSKIYREIKLRSGIINDKQLILLPLETVHSTLQDIWNLSLEQGNVGTFIVTNIRLVWFADMNYQFNISIPYLIIANITVKNSKFGPTLVVTSTESSGGYILGFQLNPIQKLHTVYKEILMLLKVFEKSPIFGIDYTFEHEAPLQQLNIEQQSEIQDNQTEISNVFGYYFSEGLNQRKPSFSIYLGLAAEEPRETSTLQSLWELVRQT